The following proteins are encoded in a genomic region of Mycobacterium sp. 155:
- a CDS encoding family 1 encapsulin nanocompartment shell protein encodes MNNLYRELAPITESAWAEIETEAARTFKRHIAGRRVVDVTGPTGPVEASLSTGHLLDVDAPADGVQADLRASQPLVRLRVPFTVSRTAIDDVERGAQDSDWDPVKDAAKKLAFVEDRAIFEGYGAASIQGIRSASSNPALALPDDAREIPDVIAQALSELRLAGVDGPYSVLLSAATYTKVSETTAHGYPIREHLSRLVDGDIIWAPAIDGAFVLSTRGGDFDLHLGTDVAIGYLSHDAQSVQLYMQETLTFLCYTAEASVALTA; translated from the coding sequence ACAACCTGTACCGCGAGCTGGCTCCGATCACCGAGTCCGCTTGGGCCGAGATCGAAACCGAGGCGGCCCGGACGTTCAAACGTCACATCGCCGGACGTCGGGTGGTCGATGTGACGGGACCGACCGGGCCGGTGGAGGCGTCCCTCAGCACAGGTCATCTACTGGACGTGGATGCACCTGCCGACGGTGTGCAAGCCGATCTGCGGGCCAGCCAGCCGCTGGTGCGGTTGCGCGTGCCGTTCACGGTGTCGCGCACCGCAATCGACGATGTCGAGCGCGGCGCCCAGGATTCCGACTGGGATCCGGTCAAGGATGCCGCCAAGAAGCTGGCATTCGTCGAGGACCGGGCCATCTTCGAGGGCTACGGCGCCGCATCCATCCAGGGCATCCGCAGCGCCAGCTCCAACCCTGCGCTGGCCCTGCCCGACGACGCCCGCGAGATTCCCGACGTGATCGCCCAAGCACTCTCGGAGCTGCGACTGGCCGGTGTCGACGGCCCCTACTCCGTGCTGCTGTCGGCAGCGACCTACACCAAGGTCAGTGAGACGACGGCACATGGTTATCCCATCCGCGAACACCTCAGCCGCTTGGTCGACGGCGACATCATCTGGGCGCCCGCGATCGACGGTGCCTTCGTGTTGTCCACCCGCGGTGGGGATTTCGATTTGCACCTTGGCACCGATGTGGCCATCGGCTACCTGTCACACGACGCGCAGAGCGTCCAGCTGTACATGCAGGAGACCCTGACGTTCCTGTGCTACACCGCCGAAGCATCGGTGGCCCTCACGGCCTGA
- the purQ gene encoding phosphoribosylformylglycinamidine synthase subunit PurQ, whose amino-acid sequence MTASAAAGRIGVITFPGTLDDVDAARAVRLAGAEAVALWHADADLHGVDAVVVPGGFSYGDYLRCGAIAKFAPVMGSVISAAEKGMPVLGICNGFQVLCEAGLLPGALTRNAGLHFVCRDVWLEVASTSTAWTTRYEPGADLLVPLKSGEGRYVASEAVLDELEGDDRVVFRYRENLNGSMRNIAGVCSANRRVVGLMPHPEHATEALTGPSDDGLGLFYSALDAVLTA is encoded by the coding sequence GTGACCGCGAGCGCAGCGGCGGGAAGAATCGGCGTCATCACCTTCCCCGGCACCCTCGACGACGTCGATGCCGCGCGTGCGGTGCGGCTGGCCGGGGCCGAAGCCGTCGCCCTCTGGCACGCCGACGCGGACCTGCACGGCGTCGACGCCGTCGTGGTGCCCGGCGGCTTCTCCTACGGTGACTACCTGCGCTGCGGCGCGATCGCCAAGTTCGCCCCGGTGATGGGTTCGGTGATCTCCGCGGCGGAGAAGGGGATGCCGGTCTTGGGCATCTGCAACGGTTTTCAGGTGCTGTGCGAGGCGGGCTTGCTGCCCGGCGCGTTGACCCGCAACGCCGGCCTGCACTTTGTCTGCCGCGATGTGTGGCTGGAGGTGGCATCCACCTCGACGGCGTGGACGACGCGCTACGAGCCGGGTGCCGATCTGCTGGTCCCGCTGAAATCGGGGGAGGGGCGCTATGTGGCGTCCGAGGCGGTGCTCGACGAACTGGAGGGCGACGACCGCGTGGTCTTCCGCTACCGGGAGAACCTCAACGGCTCGATGCGCAACATTGCCGGTGTCTGCTCGGCCAATCGTCGTGTCGTCGGCCTCATGCCGCACCCTGAACACGCCACCGAAGCGCTGACCGGCCCATCCGACGACGGCCTGGGCCTGTTCTACTCCGCACTGGACGCGGTTCTCACAGCCTGA
- the purS gene encoding phosphoribosylformylglycinamidine synthase subunit PurS, which translates to MAKVVVHVMPKAEILDPQGQAIVGALGRLGHAGISDVRQGKRFELEVDDSVADETLAEIAESLLANTVIEDFAVSREDS; encoded by the coding sequence GTGGCAAAGGTAGTTGTGCATGTGATGCCCAAGGCGGAGATCCTGGACCCCCAGGGGCAGGCCATTGTCGGGGCCCTCGGGCGCCTCGGGCATGCGGGTATCTCAGATGTTCGGCAGGGTAAGCGTTTTGAGCTCGAGGTCGACGATTCCGTGGCCGACGAGACATTGGCCGAGATCGCCGAATCCCTGTTGGCCAACACTGTGATCGAAGATTTTGCGGTGAGTCGGGAGGATTCGTGA
- a CDS encoding MBL fold metallo-hydrolase, with protein MQLTHFGHSCLLASMSDTTVLFDPGNFSHGFEGITGLSAILITHQHPDHADPARLPALVEANPQAALYADPQTAAQLGEPWQAVQVGDQFQVGNITVRGVGGRHAVIHPEIPVVDNISYLLGDDEHPARLMHPGDALFVPGEPVDVLATPAAAPWMKISEAVEYLRAVAPVRAVPIHQGIIERNARGIYYGRLSEMTPTDFQVLNEETGTEF; from the coding sequence ATGCAATTGACGCATTTCGGACATTCCTGCCTGCTGGCCAGCATGTCGGATACCACCGTGCTGTTCGACCCGGGCAATTTCTCGCACGGATTCGAGGGCATCACCGGACTATCGGCGATCCTGATCACCCACCAGCACCCCGATCACGCCGATCCGGCCCGGCTGCCCGCGCTCGTCGAGGCCAATCCGCAGGCCGCGCTCTACGCCGACCCGCAGACCGCTGCTCAGCTGGGCGAACCGTGGCAGGCCGTACAGGTAGGCGACCAATTCCAGGTCGGCAACATCACCGTCCGCGGGGTTGGCGGCCGGCACGCGGTGATCCACCCGGAAATCCCGGTGGTCGACAACATTTCGTACCTACTGGGCGACGACGAGCACCCCGCGCGGCTCATGCACCCGGGCGACGCGCTGTTCGTGCCCGGCGAGCCGGTCGACGTGCTGGCTACCCCGGCCGCCGCGCCGTGGATGAAGATCTCCGAGGCGGTCGAATATCTGCGGGCGGTGGCTCCGGTCCGGGCGGTCCCGATCCATCAGGGCATCATCGAGCGCAACGCGCGTGGCATCTACTACGGGCGGCTCAGCGAGATGACCCCTACCGACTTCCAGGTGCTCAACGAGGAGACCGGCACCGAGTTCTGA
- a CDS encoding DUF2334 domain-containing protein — protein MTGQLFVSISQISDRTLADVESFCAKLDNRGVPTSLLVAPRLKGGYRLDRDTPTVQWLTARRAAGDAVVLHGYDEAATKKRRGEFASLPAHEANLRIMGADRVLEHLGLRTRLFAAPGWTVSQGTVIALPRNGFRLLVGLSGVTDLVRQTTSRARVLGIGEGFLTEPWWCRTLVLAAERTARRDGVVRVAVAARHLRRPGPRQAMLDAIDLALLHNSVPAVYQWKADPVLADAA, from the coding sequence GTGACCGGACAACTCTTCGTCTCGATCTCACAGATCAGTGATCGCACGTTGGCGGACGTGGAATCGTTCTGCGCCAAGCTCGACAACCGCGGCGTGCCCACGTCGCTTCTGGTCGCACCGCGGCTCAAGGGCGGATATCGGCTGGACCGTGACACCCCTACCGTGCAGTGGCTGACCGCGCGCCGCGCAGCCGGTGACGCGGTGGTCCTGCACGGGTACGACGAGGCCGCCACCAAGAAGCGTCGCGGTGAGTTCGCCAGTCTGCCCGCGCACGAAGCCAACCTGCGGATCATGGGCGCCGACCGGGTGCTCGAACACCTCGGCTTGCGTACCAGGCTGTTTGCCGCGCCGGGCTGGACGGTATCGCAGGGTACCGTGATTGCCTTGCCGCGCAACGGCTTTCGATTGCTGGTTGGACTCAGCGGGGTTACCGACCTGGTCCGCCAGACGACGTCGCGGGCCCGGGTGCTCGGAATAGGCGAGGGCTTTCTCACCGAGCCGTGGTGGTGCCGGACGCTGGTCCTGGCTGCTGAGCGCACCGCGCGTCGCGACGGCGTGGTGCGCGTTGCGGTGGCTGCGCGTCATCTGCGCAGGCCCGGTCCGCGGCAGGCCATGCTTGACGCCATCGACCTGGCTCTGCTGCACAACAGCGTGCCCGCGGTGTATCAGTGGAAGGCCGATCCGGTACTGGCCGACGCCGCTTAG
- a CDS encoding TetR/AcrR family transcriptional regulator: MSYHHGDLKAVILSEAATLVAERGPDGVSLRELARVAGVSHAAPAHHFTDRRGLFTALATEGFQLLAAALTDARPQFVDAAKAYVRFALDHPGHYAVMFDKSLFDESNDELAAAAAAARAELDRGVGTLADPKAHADPGAAALAAWSLVHGFSLLWLNDAIDTAVDPIATVERLGLILFDG; this comes from the coding sequence ATGAGCTATCACCACGGCGATCTGAAGGCCGTGATCCTGTCCGAGGCCGCGACGCTGGTTGCGGAGCGCGGGCCCGACGGCGTCTCGCTGCGCGAGTTGGCCCGCGTCGCCGGGGTTTCGCACGCCGCACCGGCTCATCACTTCACCGACCGCCGCGGCCTGTTCACCGCCCTCGCGACCGAGGGTTTCCAGTTGTTGGCCGCCGCGTTGACCGACGCTCGACCGCAGTTCGTCGATGCCGCCAAGGCCTACGTGCGGTTCGCGCTGGACCATCCCGGCCACTATGCGGTGATGTTCGACAAATCGCTTTTCGACGAGAGCAACGACGAACTTGCGGCGGCGGCCGCGGCGGCGCGGGCCGAACTCGACCGCGGCGTCGGAACCCTCGCTGACCCCAAAGCTCATGCCGACCCCGGAGCGGCAGCGCTGGCCGCGTGGTCACTGGTGCACGGCTTCTCGCTGCTGTGGCTCAACGACGCGATCGACACTGCAGTCGACCCGATCGCCACCGTCGAGCGATTGGGCCTGATCCTGTTCGACGGATAG
- a CDS encoding S9 family peptidase, producing the protein MNQPVTPPVAKRANHRREYHGDVFIDPYEWLRDKDDPEVIAHLEAENAFTTYATEHLEPLQQKIFDEIKARTKETDLSVPIRRDNWWYYARSFEGKQYGVHCRCPVTDPDDWTPPEFDEHTDIPGEQVLLDENVEADGHDYFALGAASVSLDGNVLAYSVDVKGDERYTLRFRDLRSGEEYDDTIVGIGSGATWAADSKTIYYTTVDDAWRPDTVWRHRLGAGLPAEKVYHEPDERFWVGVGRSRSNKYLFIAAGSAVTTEVRYADATDPFAPFIPVWERRDLVEYSVEHAVIGGEDRFLILHNDGAENFTLVEAPVNDPNDFHTLIHHRDDVRLDAVDAFDGFLVVSYRSEALPKIQLWPVNANGGYGRAEELTFDSELTAAGLGGNPNWSAPKLRIAATSFVTPARVYDLDLATGHRTLLREQPVLGGYRPEDYVERRDWATAPDGARVPISIIHRAGLQFPAPTLLYGYGAYESCEDPRFSIARLSLLDRGMAFAIAHVRGGGELGRPWYEHGKLLEKKNTFTDFIAVAQHLVDSGLTRPQNLVALGGSAGGLLMGAVANMAPELFAGILAQVPFVDALTTILDPSLPLTVTEWDEWGNPLEDPEVYAYMKSYTPYENVTARDYPAILAMTSLNDTRVYYVEPAKWVAALRHVQNDPASDAHKVLLKTEMVAGHGGISGRYERWKEAAFQYAWLLAAADRDNYGSGQVGSLFAGPKT; encoded by the coding sequence ATGAATCAGCCGGTGACTCCACCCGTTGCCAAGCGTGCCAACCATCGGCGCGAGTACCACGGCGATGTGTTCATCGACCCGTACGAGTGGCTGCGCGACAAGGACGATCCCGAGGTGATCGCTCATCTCGAAGCCGAGAACGCCTTCACGACGTATGCGACAGAGCATCTGGAGCCCTTGCAGCAGAAGATCTTCGACGAGATCAAGGCCCGCACCAAGGAGACCGACCTGTCGGTCCCGATCCGCCGCGACAACTGGTGGTACTACGCCCGCTCCTTCGAGGGCAAGCAATACGGCGTGCATTGCCGCTGCCCGGTCACGGACCCTGACGACTGGACCCCGCCCGAGTTCGACGAGCACACCGACATACCCGGTGAGCAGGTGCTGCTCGACGAGAACGTCGAAGCCGACGGGCACGACTACTTCGCGCTCGGCGCGGCCTCGGTGAGCCTGGATGGCAATGTGCTGGCGTACTCGGTCGACGTGAAGGGCGACGAGCGGTACACCTTGCGGTTCAGGGATCTACGGAGCGGTGAGGAGTACGACGACACCATCGTCGGCATCGGTTCTGGCGCCACCTGGGCGGCCGACAGCAAGACCATCTACTACACCACCGTCGACGATGCCTGGCGACCCGATACGGTGTGGCGCCACCGCCTCGGCGCCGGGCTACCGGCCGAGAAGGTCTATCACGAACCCGACGAACGGTTCTGGGTGGGCGTGGGACGCAGCCGCAGCAACAAGTACCTGTTCATCGCGGCGGGCAGCGCGGTCACCACGGAAGTTCGTTATGCGGATGCCACCGATCCGTTCGCGCCGTTCATCCCCGTGTGGGAGCGGCGGGATCTGGTCGAATACTCCGTCGAGCACGCTGTCATCGGGGGCGAGGACCGGTTCCTCATCCTGCACAACGACGGTGCCGAGAACTTCACGCTCGTCGAGGCACCGGTCAACGACCCCAACGACTTTCATACCCTCATCCACCACCGCGACGACGTGCGGCTCGATGCCGTCGACGCGTTCGACGGATTCCTGGTGGTCAGCTACCGCAGCGAGGCGTTGCCAAAGATCCAGCTGTGGCCGGTCAATGCCAACGGCGGGTACGGCAGGGCTGAGGAGTTGACCTTCGACTCCGAACTGACCGCCGCAGGCCTGGGCGGTAACCCCAACTGGTCGGCGCCCAAACTGCGGATCGCCGCAACGTCTTTCGTCACTCCCGCCAGGGTCTACGATCTGGATCTCGCGACCGGTCACCGCACGTTGCTCCGTGAGCAGCCGGTGCTCGGCGGCTATCGGCCGGAAGACTATGTGGAGCGCCGTGATTGGGCGACAGCCCCCGACGGTGCGCGGGTACCGATCTCGATCATTCATCGGGCCGGCCTGCAATTCCCTGCCCCCACACTGCTGTACGGCTACGGCGCATACGAATCCTGCGAAGACCCGCGGTTTTCGATTGCGCGGCTGTCCCTGCTGGACCGGGGCATGGCGTTCGCCATCGCTCACGTGCGCGGCGGCGGAGAGCTCGGGCGGCCCTGGTACGAGCACGGGAAACTGCTGGAAAAGAAGAACACTTTCACCGATTTCATCGCGGTGGCACAGCATCTCGTCGACTCCGGCCTGACCCGGCCGCAGAATCTGGTCGCACTTGGGGGCAGCGCCGGCGGCTTGCTGATGGGTGCGGTCGCCAACATGGCGCCGGAGCTGTTCGCCGGGATCCTGGCTCAGGTGCCATTCGTCGACGCGCTCACCACCATTCTCGACCCGTCGCTGCCGCTGACCGTCACCGAGTGGGACGAGTGGGGAAATCCGTTGGAGGACCCCGAGGTCTACGCCTACATGAAGTCCTACACACCGTACGAGAACGTCACGGCCCGCGACTACCCGGCGATCCTGGCGATGACCTCGCTCAACGACACCCGGGTCTACTACGTCGAACCGGCGAAATGGGTTGCGGCGCTGCGCCATGTCCAGAACGATCCGGCGAGCGACGCCCACAAGGTGCTGTTGAAGACGGAGATGGTCGCCGGCCACGGCGGGATCAGCGGCCGCTACGAACGCTGGAAGGAGGCGGCCTTCCAGTACGCCTGGCTACTGGCTGCCGCAGACCGCGACAACTATGGCAGCGGCCAGGTAGGCAGCCTCTTCGCCGGGCCGAAAACTTAA
- a CDS encoding phosphoribosylaminoimidazolesuccinocarboxamide synthase: MRPALSEYQHLASGKVRELYRVDDNHLLFVASDRISAYDYILDSQIPDKGRILTAMSVFFFDHVEAPNHLAGPPDDPRIPEEVLGRALVVRQLKMLPVECVARGYLTGSGLIDYQKTGSVCGIPLPPGLGEASKFEEPLFTPATKAELGEHDENISFAQVIDLVGPVLANQLKARTLQTYLQGADRALTKGIIIADTKFEFGVDENGDVVLADEVFTPDSSRYWRANSYRQGVVQESFDKQFVRDWLTGKSGWDRHGETPPPPLPDEIVAATRDRYIEAYERISGLRFTDWIGA, encoded by the coding sequence ATGCGTCCCGCTCTGTCCGAGTACCAGCACCTGGCCAGCGGCAAGGTCCGCGAGTTGTACCGAGTCGATGACAACCATCTACTGTTCGTGGCGTCGGACCGGATCTCGGCCTATGACTACATCCTCGACTCGCAGATCCCCGACAAGGGCCGAATCCTCACCGCGATGAGTGTCTTCTTCTTCGACCACGTCGAGGCACCCAACCACCTCGCGGGCCCGCCGGATGATCCCCGTATCCCCGAGGAGGTGCTGGGCCGCGCTCTGGTGGTGCGGCAGCTGAAGATGCTGCCGGTCGAGTGCGTGGCACGCGGTTACCTGACCGGATCGGGCCTGATTGACTATCAGAAGACGGGCTCGGTGTGCGGCATCCCGTTGCCGCCCGGATTGGGTGAGGCCAGCAAGTTCGAAGAGCCGTTGTTCACGCCGGCCACCAAGGCGGAATTGGGTGAGCACGACGAAAATATTTCGTTCGCGCAGGTGATCGATCTGGTGGGCCCGGTGCTGGCCAACCAGCTGAAGGCGCGCACGCTGCAGACCTACCTGCAGGGCGCAGATCGTGCGTTGACCAAGGGCATCATCATCGCCGACACGAAGTTCGAGTTCGGCGTCGACGAGAACGGCGATGTGGTGCTGGCCGACGAGGTCTTCACTCCGGATTCGTCGCGGTACTGGCGCGCGAACTCGTACCGCCAGGGCGTGGTCCAGGAGAGCTTCGACAAGCAATTCGTGCGGGATTGGCTGACCGGCAAATCGGGTTGGGACCGGCACGGTGAGACTCCACCGCCACCGCTGCCCGACGAGATCGTGGCGGCGACCAGGGACCGCTACATCGAGGCGTACGAACGGATTTCGGGCCTGCGCTTTACCGATTGGATCGGTGCATGA